Proteins from one Rhinolophus ferrumequinum isolate MPI-CBG mRhiFer1 chromosome 15 unlocalized genomic scaffold, mRhiFer1_v1.p scaffold_54_arrow_ctg1_1, whole genome shotgun sequence genomic window:
- the LOC117019893 gene encoding multifunctional methyltransferase subunit TRM112-like protein, producing MLSLHVRGVGPRGFPLCLQVAEVGINPVEFNLNFRAHRIPRVEWEVLLEKADHLGLTEVPKGLIQGYEQDETFLRKMYYVLLEVDVLEGTLQCLESGHTFPISCGIPNMLLTLEETEI from the coding sequence ATGCTGAGCTTGCATGTGCGAGGAGTGGGGCCCCGTGGCTTTCCCCTGTGCCTCCAGGTGGCTGAGGTCGGCATCAACCCTGTGGAATTCAACCTGAACTTCAGGGCACATAGGATACCAAGGGTTGAGTGGGAGGTGCTTCTGGAGAAGGCCGATCACTTGGGTCTGACAGAGGTGCCCAAAGGGCTGATTCAGGGGTATGAGCAAGATGAGACATTTCTGAGGAAGATGTACTACGTGCTGCTGGAGGTGGACGTGTTGGAGGGCACCCTGCAATGCTTGGAGTCTGGACATACGTTTCCTATCAGCTGTGGGATCCCCAATATGCTGCTGACTttggaggaaactgagatttaa